A region of the Nitrospirota bacterium genome:
TTGCGACATACCCCCACAGATTCGCCGCCCATCCTCCGAGTACGGCCCCGATGACGCCGGACAGCGCGGTAACGGCGTTAAAGAGGCCCATCCCCTCTCCCTCATTTCCCGGGGACAGAGAAGCAACCAGTGCGGTGCTGCTCACGCTGAGCAAAGACCATGCAAGCACGACGAATAGAAAGAACAGCATGGCGAGCCAGCCGCGTCCGGTAAACGGCGAGATTGCCAGAACAGTCAGTACCAGAAAGGCAGCAATGCGCAGGACCAGTGCGTCCCGAAGTACCGGCAGCGGCCCCCTCTTGAGAGACCACGTGGCGGCAGGCGAATACAGGATGAGTCCCAGCCCCGCGGCCAGGGCGTATCCTGTTGACGATAGTCCGGGCAGAACTCCGTACACCTTCTGCATCAAAACGGGATAGAAGGAAAAGAATGCCGCGCCGCCTGAAAAGCTCAATAGCCAGGCGATCAGAAAAAGACCGAAGGACGTCCGGAAAGGCGCGAAGAACGTCCTGAGGCCCTGCATGCTCAGATGGTGGTAAAGGTGCTGCGGGGAGCCGACAGGCCACTCGGCATGGTGCGCGGGACGTGCGAGAACGGGCCGGCGTTG
Encoded here:
- a CDS encoding MFS transporter — encoded protein: QRRPVLARPAHHAEWPVGSPQHLYHHLSMQGLRTFFAPFRTSFGLFLIAWLLSFSGGAAFFSFYPVLMQKVYGVLPGLSSTGYALAAGLGLILYSPAATWSLKRGPLPVLRDALVLRIAAFLVLTVLAISPFTGRGWLAMLFFLFVVLAWSLLSVSSTALVASLSPGNEGEGMGLFNAVTALSGVIGAVLGGWAANLWGYVAIPIMGIIGVGAGFIVLIMTRFNTRMVIQVSKEVHQ